In a genomic window of Wyeomyia smithii strain HCP4-BCI-WySm-NY-G18 chromosome 1, ASM2978416v1, whole genome shotgun sequence:
- the LOC129718256 gene encoding B-box type zinc finger protein ncl-1, whose amino-acid sequence MSSVGVFNFPGTVTGANGNSTSNSVSPTGVVKMIPTTVLNAASPPQSSVTSVVDTLAATAAIPSSILSATQNGTVSVTNGESSNDAPLISISPIPESAAMSSTLPVSVPTSSANSALFADAFKLVDPAPFDELETESNVLCGGIEMAGATDSVKGFPLENGSLTECMEQDCSLCQNKYVSPRVLACLHIFCEMCLDSLLAEDETKRLDGIIECPTCKQPTKLGPRGISALHQDYILTNVLDLSTIEPSMLACTSCKSKEMAISRCNDCANFLCASCDNAHRYMRCFEDHKVVQLEDLRKSSEKVAIHKPLYCSAHPPENLKYFCFNCQIPVCNECLIGEHKGKEHNYQIISEAEKPMRLELENLMKEAKTKIDCCNQTTANLDASLHDLQNQFETARDLINESFQSFKAVLEKCRDNALKNLEKLHSERELKIMEMFHSVEKATEKIENTAKFTKKVLDQANGPELLSLKKMISTQLSCLIGSTPKVDVNVSLEFQTSFEKFEQIASELFGSFHTETVLQSPKETTPPPSLPGMAIIINKPPGNTNGSCGLSQGPLTGSVTASSPISLPTSMQSSFDGDMSNYMLPHVLTPEPPASTPIASNSMAAAPATVGGSATLPGLTSIAEYNLHRLANLAETSNDMPDAIVPVNSNTTTNFTLADLISGDQNAFQALAKYGLNNTDLQNGPIMQTHPNMHNLSFNDFSGLPGAATPMLPTSMIPMDSSLGEDMAAMSRFQVNGRTKATPMQIRCKFGSLGQTKGQFNSPHGFCLGVDEEIVVADTNNHRIEIFEKNGTFKFSFGVPGKEEGQLFYPRKVAVMRSSAKFVVCDRGNERSRMQIFSKNGHFIKKIAIRYIDIVAGLAVTNKGLIVAVDSVSPTVFIISEDGNLIHWFDCSDFMREPSDIAINGSDFYVCDFKGHCVAVFSEEGTFKYRIGSEKVTCFPNGIDISDAGDVLIGDSHGNRFHVACYSKDGQLQSEYECPYVKVSRCCGLKITSEGYVVTLAKNNHHVLVLNTLYIQ is encoded by the exons ATGTCATCGGTTGGAGTTTTTAATTTTCCCGGTACCGTTACCGGGGCCAATGGAAACAGTACTAGTAATTCCGTTTCTCCGACTGGAGTCGTTAAGATGATCCCAACAACGGTTTTGAACGCTGCGTCTCCACCACAATCTTCTGTTACTTCGGTGGTTGACACATTGGCAGCAACTGCAGCTATTCCGTCTTCTATTTTGTCGGCAACCCAAAATGGTACAGTTTCTGTAACCAACGGAGAGTCCAGCAACGACGCTCCTTTAATTTCAATTTCCCCAATTCCTGAAAGTGCTGCTATGAGTAGCACACTACCGGTATCCGTTCCAACATCTTCGGCAAACAGTGCGTTGTTTGCAGATGCATTCAAATTGGTCGACCCTGCCCCATTCGACGAACTCGAAACTGAGTCTAATGTTCTGTGTGGCGGTATAGAGATGGCAGGCGCTACTGATTCCGTAAAGGGTTTCCCGTTAGAAAATGGATCTCTAACGGAGTGTATGGAACAGGATTGTTCTCTTTGCCA GAACAAATATGTTTCGCCTCGTGTGCTGGCCTGTCTGCATATTTTCTGCGAGATGTGTCTCGATTCGTTGCTGGCAGAGGATGAAACGAAGCGACTGGATGGTATTATCGAATGTCCGACATGCAAGCAACCGACAAAACTTGGACCCAGAGGTATAAGTGCTTTGCATCAGGACTACATTTTGACCAATGTTCTCGATTTGTCTACTATCGAACCATCCATGTTGGCCTGTACTTCTTGCAAGAGCAAAGAAATGGCTATTTCACGTTGTAACGATTGCGCTAATTTCTTGTGTGCCAGTTGTGATAACGCTCATCGCTATATGCGCTGCTTTGAGGACCACAAGGTCGTACAGTTGGAGGATTTACGAAAATCGTCGGAAAAGGTTGCCATTCATAAGCCCTTGTATTGTTCTGCTCATccaccagaaaatttgaagtactTCTGTTTCAACTGTCAAATCCCGGTGTGCAACGAATGCTTGATTGGAGAGCACAAGGGAAAAGAGCATAATTACCAAATTATTAGCGAAGCAGAGAAACCAATGCGCCTGGAATTGGAAAATTTGATGAAGGAGGCAAAAACTAAGATAGATTGCTGCAATCAAACCACAGCCAATCTCGATGCTTCGCTACATGATTTACAAAACCAATTTGAAACGGCCAGAGATTTGATTAATGAGTCGTTCCAAAGCTTCAAAGCCGTATTGGAGAAGTGTCGCGACAATGCATTAAAGAATCTCGAAAAGTTGCACTCTGAACGcgaactgaagattatggaaatGTTTCATAGTGTAGAGAAAGCGacggaaaaaatcgaaaatactGCCaagtttacaaaaaaagttttggaTCAGGCAAACGGCCCTGAATTACTGAGTCTGAAGAAAATGATTTCCACTCAATTAAGCTGTCTGATTGGATCAACACCCAAAGTGGATGTTAATGTTTCCCTTGAGTTTCaaacaagctttgaaaagtttgAACAAATTGCTTCTGAATTGTTCGGATCATTCCACACTGAAACAGTTCTTCAAAGCCCCAAAGAGACAACACCGCCACCTTCACTCCCAGGAATGGCCATTATTATCAATAAACCTCCTGGCAACACCAATGGGAGCTGTGGATTATCGCAAGGTCCGTTGACAGGATCAGTCACTGCTAGCAGCCCAATATCGTTACCCACATCGATGCAATCATCCTTCGATGGCGACATGAGCAACTACATGCTACCACATGTTCTCACCCCGGAACCACCGGCATCGACCCCAATTGCAAGCAACTCGATGGCTGCAGCGCCAGCAACCGTAGGTGGATCCGCCACTCTACCAGGGTTAACAAGTATTGCCGAATACAATTTGCATCGCTTGGCCAATTTGGCTGAAACGTCGAATGATATGCCGGATGCTATAGTACCGGTTAATAGCAATACGACTACTAACTTCACGTTGGCCGATTTGATTTCAGGCGATCAGAACGCATTCCAGGCTCTTGCAAAATATGGACTAAATAACACAGATCTTCAGAACGGCCCAATAATGCAAACGCACCCAAACATGCATAATTTATCCTTCAACGATTTTTCGGGATTGCCAGGAGCAGCAACACCGATGCTACCCACATCAATGATTCCAATGGATTCGTCACTGGGTGAAGACATGGCTGCGATGAGCCGGTTTCAAGTCAATGGACGCACGAAAGCTACTCCAATGCAGATTCGGTGTAAATTTGGTTCACTCGGACAAACGAAGGGACAGTTCAACTCGCCACATGGTTTCTGTCTCGGAGTTGATGAAGAAATCGTCGTTGCTGATACCAATAATCATCGCATTGAGATATTCGAAAAGAATGGCACCTTCAAATTTTCCTTCGGTGTTCCCGGAAAAGAAGAAGGTCAATTGTTTTATCCTCGCAAGGTGGCTGTGATGCGTTCAAGCGCTAAATTTGTCGTGTGTGATCGTGGCAATGAACGTTCTCGTATGCAAATCTTTTCTAAAAATGGACATTTTATTAAAAAGATTGCAATTCG CTACATTGATATTGTTGCCGGACTAGCGGTCACAAACAAAGGACTGATTGTGGCCGTCGATAGTGTTTCACCCACGGTGTTTATCATTTCGGAGGATGGTAACCTCATCCACTGGTTTGATTGCTCAGATTTTATGAGAGAACCATCGGATATCGCAATAAATG GATCGGATTTCTATGTTTGCGATTTTAAGGGGCATTGTGTAGCAGTTTTTTCGGAGGAAGGCACCTTTAAGTATCGTATCGGCAGTGAGAAAGTAACCTGCTTTCCGAATGGCATAGACATATCAGACGCTGGCGATGTTTTAATTGGTGATTCGCACGGAAATCGCTTCCATGTGGCTTGCTACTCCAAAGATGGACAGTTGCAGTCAGAATATGAATGTCCATATGTTAAG GTTTCTCGTTGCTGCGGTCTGAAAATTACTTCTGAAGGATATGTTGTAACACTGGCGAAGAACAACCATCACGTTCTCGTACTGAACACTCTGTACATTCAGTGA
- the LOC129732678 gene encoding uncharacterized protein LOC129732678, with translation MEPTSASKLRGKNWTIEIDEALCIAWLNVSTDAVVGINQNTANLYNRIYENFIEICTAKVVSSNPELRAPKGIKARWHQINKAVCKFAGCIAQITNQQQSGASPEDILKQALTLFASTEHSSFSLMHCFKILESAPKWQQYNVKETSMKRKLTVGSETNFGGNDYGNGKLQTGEERPKGQKNM, from the exons ATGGAGCCAACG AGTGCATCGAAGCTTCGTGGTAAAAATTGGACCATTGAAATAGATGAAGCGTTGTGTATAGCATGGCTGAATGTTTCTACGGATGCAGTGGTCGGTATAAATCAAAATACTGCAAATTTGTACAATCGGATCTACGAGAATTTCATCGAAATATGCACAGCTAAAGTTGTTTCATCTAATCCGGAACTTCGGGCACCGAAAGGTATCAAGGCCCGCTGGCATCAAATTAATAAAGCAGTTTGCAAGTTCGCTGGTTGTATTGCGCAAATCACCAACCAACAGCAAAGCGGAGCATCACCTGAAGATATTCTTAAGCAAGCATTGACATTATTTGCATCAACGGAACATTCATCATTCTCGCTAATGCACTGCTTTAAAATTCTGGAAAGTGCTCCAAAATGGCAGCAATACAATGTAAAG GAAACATCGATGAAACGGAAGCTAACAGTTGGAAGTGAAACCAATTTTGGTGGGAACGATTATGGAAATGGTAAACTACAAACTGGTGAAGAGCGTCCCAAAGGACAAAAAAACATGTAA
- the LOC129727209 gene encoding DNA damage-binding protein 1, producing MAHNYIVTAQKPTAVTACVTGNFTTPSHLNLIVAKSSRLEIYLVTPEGLRPIKEIGINGKIAVMKLFRPAEATKDLIFILTHRYNAMILECAVQGDDIEIITKAHGNVADRVGKPAETGILAVIDPKARVIGMRLYEGLFKIIPLDRDTHELKATSLRMAEMNVQDVEFLYGTQHPTLIVIHQDLNGRHIKTHEINLKDKDFTKIAWKQDNVETEATMLIPVPVPLGGAIVIGQESVVYHDGDSYVAVAPAIIKQSTINCYARVDSKGFRYLLGNMIGNLFMMFLETEENSKGLISVKDIKVELLGEITIPECITYLDNGVLFIGSRHGDSQLVKLNTTAGDNGAYVTVMETFTNLAPIIDMCIVDLERQGQGQMITCSGSYKEGSLRIIRNGIGIQEHACIDLPGIKGMWALRVGIDDSPFDNTLVLSFVGHTRILTLSGEEVEETEIPGFMSDQQTFYCANVDYGQIIQVTPLTARLIQCDNKSMICEWKPPDDKRIGVVACNSCQLVCATARDIYYIEIEAGKLVHISTVTLDYEVACLDISPLDENASRSELVAVGLWTDISACILRLPKLEFVHTEKLGGEIIPRSILMACFEGIVYLLCALGDGSMFYFVLDKHTNRLTDQKKVTLGTQPTILKTFRSLSTTNVFACSDRPTVIYSSNHKLVFSNVNLKEVNHMCSLNAEAYQDSLALATKNSVILGTIDEIQKLHIRTVPLGESPRRIAYQEASQTFGVITVRMDIQDSSGLTPSRQSASTQTSNVTSSSNMGLLKPGASNTEFGQEVEVHNLLIIDQNTFEVLHAHQFMQTEYAMSLISAKLGNDPNTYYIVGTALVNPEEPEPKIGRIIIYHYADGALTQVSEKEIKGACYSLVEFNGRVLASINSTVRLYEWTDDKDLRLECSHFNNVLALYCKTKGDFILVGDLMRSITLLQYKQMEGSFEEIARDYQPNWMTAVEILDDDAFLGADNSNNLFVCLKDGAATTDDERQQMPEVAQFHLGDMVNVFRHGSLVMQNIGERTTPTTGCVLFGTVSGAIGLVTQIPPDYYEFLRKLQDNLTLTIKSVGKIDHSYWRSFHTEMKTERCEGFIDGDLVESFLDLGREKMHEAAISLQIDVDGSKKKASVDDIIKIVEDLTRIH from the exons ATGGCACATAACTACATTGTGACCGCTCAAAAGCCGACGGCCGTGACGGCTTGCGTAACCG GGAATTTTACGACTCCTTCGCACTTAAACCTCATTGTGGCGAAAAGTTCCAGATTGGAAATATATCTTGTGACACCGGAAGGATTACGACCGATTAAGGAGATTGGCATCAATGGAAAAATTGCGGTCATGAAACTTTTTCGTCCTGCG GAAGCTACGAAAGACCTTATTTTCATTCTAACCCATCGTTACAATGCAATGATTTTGGAATGTGCAGTTCAAGGTGATGATATTGAAATTATTACGAAAGCCCACGGCAACGTCGCGGATCGCGTTGGTAAACCAGCCGAGACAGGAATTTTAGCTGTCATTGATCCAAAAGCACGCGTTATTGGTATGCGATTGTATGAGGGTTTGTTCAAGATTATCCCGCTGGATAGGGATACACACGAACTTAAAGCTACCAGCCTGCGAATGGCCGAGATGAACGTACAGGATGTGGAATTTTTGTACGGAACACAGCATCCGACGTTGATCGTAATTCACCAGGATTTAAATGGGCGTCATATTAAAACGCATGAGATAAATTTAAAAGATAAAGATTTTACAAAGATAGCTTGGAAGCAGGATAATGTTGAAACTGAAGCGACAATGTTGATTCCGGTTCCGGTCCCGCTGGGGGGAGCAATTGTTATCGGTCAGGAGTCTGTAGTCTATCATGATGGCGATAGTTACGTCGCGGTTGCTCCTGCTATCATTAAGCAAAGTACCATAAACTGTTATGCTAGAGTTGACAGTAAAGGTTTTAGATATCTACTGG gaAATATGATAGGAAATCTGTTTATGATGTTTTTGGAAACAGAAGAAAATAGCAAGGGTCTAATTAGTGTAAAGGACATTAAGGTAGAGTTGCTGGGTGAAATAACCATTCCTGAATGTATCACCTATCTAGATAATGGAGTCCTCTTCATTGGATCTCGACACGGCGATTCCCAGCTTGTAAAACTAAACACCACCGCTGGAGATAACGGAGCTTATGTGACTGTCATGGAAACATTCACAAATCTTGCTCCAATCATAGACATGTGCATCGTTGATCTTGAAAGGCAAGGACAAGGACAAATGATCACTTGCTCTGGAAGTTATAAAGAAGGATCATTGCGTATTATTCGGAACGGTATCGGCATTCAGGAACATGCGTGTATAGACTTGCCTGGTATCAAAGGAATGTGGGCTCTGCGAGTTGGTATCGACGACAGTCCTTTTGATAACACACTAGTTCTTTCTTTCGTTGGTCATACCCGGATTTTGACTCTTTCCGGAGAAGAAGTGGAAGAAACAGAAATTCCAGGTTTTATGAGCGATCAACAGACTTTCTACTGTGCCAATGTGGATTATGGGCAAATTATTCAGGTTACTCCGCTCACAGCTCGGTTGATCCAGTGTGACAACAAATCCATGATTTGTGAGTGGAAACCTCCGGATGATAAGAGAATTGGTGTGGTCGCTTGCAATTCCTGTCAACTGGTATGTGCAACTGCGCGGGACATATACTATATAGAAATCGAAGCTGGTAAGCTGGTTCATATCAG TACCGTTACCTTGGATTACGAAGTGGCTTGTCTGGACATATCCCCGTTGGATGAAAATGCAAGCCGTTCAGAGTTGGTGGCTGTTGGCTTATGGACGGATATTTCGGCTTGCATCTTGCGCTTGCCTAAGTTGGAATTCGTGCATACGGAAAAACTAGGAGGAG AGATTATCCCGCGATCCATCCTGATGGCCTGCTTCGAGGGTATTGTCTATTTGTTGTGTGCTTTGGGTGATGGTTCCATGTTTTATTTCGTGTTGGATAAGCATACGAACCGGTTGACCGATCAGAAAAAAGTTACACTTGGAACGCAGCCGACAATTCTCAAGACGTTCCGCTCGTTATCAACGACAAACGTATTCGCTTGTTCGGATCGACCGACAGTTATCTACAGCTCAAATCATAAGCtagttttttcaaatgttaacCTTAAAGAGGTCAATCATATGTGCTCGTTAAATGCCGAAGCCTATCAAGACAGCTTGGCTCTTGCAACAAAGAACTCAGTTATACTCGGAACGATCGATGAAATCCAGAAACTTCATATTCGCACCGTGCCGCTTGGGGAGTCACCCCGAAGAATCGCTTACCAAGAAGCTTCGCAAACATTCGGAGTCATCACGGTAAGGATGGATATTCAGGATTCTAGCGGATTAACTCCGTCGCGACAGAGTGCTTCAACACAGACATCTAATGTGACTTCTTCGAGTAATATGGGTCTTTTAAAACCGGGTGCCAGTAATACTGAATTTGGTCAGGAAGTAGAAGTGCACAACTTACTCATCATAGATCAAAACACGTTCGAAGTTTTGCATGCCCATCAGTTCATGCAAACGGAGTATGCAATGTCGCTAATTTCTGCCAAATTGGGCAACGATCCAAACACGTACTATATTGTGGGAACAGCGTTGGTTAATCCAGAAGAACCAGAACCAAAAATAGGAAGAATCATCATCTATCATTATGCAGATGGAGCGCTCACACAAGTTAGTGAGAAGGAAATAAAGGGCGCCTGCTACTCCTTAGTAGAGTTCAACGGTCGGGTTTTGGCCAGTATCAATTCTACAGTACGACTATATGAGTGGACTGACGACAAAGATTTACGACTTGAATGCAGTCATTTCAATAACGTCTTGGCACTGTATTGCAAAACAAAGG GTGATTTCATTTTGGTTGGTGATCTTATGCGATCGATTACACTGTTGCAGTATAAACAGATGGAGGGCAGTTTTGAGGAGATCGCTCGTGATTATCAACCTAACTGGATGACGGCAGTAGAAATATTGGACGATGATGCGTTTCTTGGAGCGGATAACAGTAATAACTTGTTCGTTTGCTTGAAGGATGG TGCGGCAACCACCGATGACGAGCGACAGCAAATGCCCGAAGTGGCCCAGTTTCACCTGGGTGACATGGTAAACGTGTTCCGCCATGGATCCCTCGTTATGCAAAACATCGGTGAACGAACGACACCAACCACCGGATGTGTGCTCTTTGGAACAGTCAGTGGAGCGATTGGTCTTGTTACCCAAATACCACCCGATTATTACGAGTTTCTGAGAAAGCTGCAGGACAATCTGACG